CTGCCAAAATACGGCAAATCGACGCCAAACTTCGACTGACGCACAATAAGATTGCCGTCGAGCTGCAGACGCAGTCCAACCGTTTGCAGTTGGCAACTGAGATCGTCAAGGAAACGGAGATCGCGTTGGAAGCGGCCCTGGAGACACTCCAGAGATACCAGTTCGCGTTCAACAGCGGTAAGATTGACTTGATTTACTTAAACATGCTGGAAACCAAATTTAATGAAACGGAGATCCGGCTGATCGATGCGCAGCGTGAATGGTTTTTAGCCTTGGCGGATTTGCAACTCGCCCTGGCACTCGATCCCTTGGACCAAGCGATGATGATATCGGAGCTGCCTGAGAGCGATATTCCGGGGCCCGGGAATCTCGCGAAACCGCCGCTGCCCGATGCCCAGCAGCTCGACGCCGATTGGCAACGTCATCGGAACACCCCCTGAACATGGCTGGCGAGGGATTTTCGTTGCACCGTGTGCGTAACGGCGAATCCCGCCAGCGGCGACAGTTTTCACCACACCGAAGACGTTTCGTTTTATGTCTGATAATTTTGCGCTGATCGAGCTGCCTGTTGTTTTATCAGCAGCGAGCAACCTGACCTTGATCGATTGGGGCGTGATCGCCGGTTATTTCTTGATCATGGCGGGTGTGGTGGCGTGGTCGTCGCGTCGCCAGAATAGCACGGCCGACTATTTTCTCGCAGGGCGAAACGTCGGCTGGTTCGTGATTGGTACGTCGCTGTTTGCATCGAACATCGGCTCCGAGCATATCGTTGGCTTGGCCGGTCAGGGTGCGGTGTCGGGACTGGCAATGGCGCACTACGAATTGCATGCCTGGATCATGATCATGTTGGCCTGGTTCTTCGTGCCGTTCTACTATCGCACGGGCGTCTACACGGTACCTGAATTTCTCGAACTGCGCTTTGGTCCGACATCGAGATGGATCCTCTCGGTGGTGTCGTTGGTGGCCTACGTGTTCACGAAAGTCTCCGTGACGGTGTACGCCGGTGCCGTCGTGTTCTCGGCATTGTTGCCGGACACTTTCGGATCGCCCGCGGCCGCGTTTTGGATAGGTGCCATCGCAACGGTACTGTTGACGGGCTTGTACACTGTGTTCGGCGGCCTGCGGGCGGTGCTGTTCACCGACGCGGCGCAGGCCTTGATTCTGTTGATCGGTTCGATTTGCATTACGTTCATCGGTTTGAAGCAACTCGGCGGCTGGGAAGAACTTCGGGTAATGGCAAAGGCGAACGCGGATGCGTTTGCGCTGTGGCGACCGATCGACGACCCAGATTTCCCGTGGTTGGGGATTTTGATCGGGTCTCCCATCGTTGGAATTTGGTATTGGTGTACGGACCAGTACATTGTTCAGCGTACGTTGTCGGCGAAGAATCTTCGCAATGCCCGTCGCGGCGCTCTCTGGGGTGGCGTGCTCAAAGTATGGCCAGTGTTCATTTTTTTGATTCCTGGGTTGATCGGTTGGGCACTGCATAGCAAAGGGTTGATTGCAATCCCCACGAAAACCCTCATTGATGGTGGTACGGGACTGGATGGTGACAAAGTATTTCCGACGCTGGTGACTACGTTGTTACCGGTTGGTTTACGCGGCCTGGTTGTAGCGGGATTGTTGGCGGCGTTGATGAGTTCGCTATCATCCCTGTTTAATTCCGCCGCCTCCTTGTTCACGATTGACATCTATCAGAAACTCCGCCCTGGTCGTTCCGAGCAACATCTGGTGCGCGTGGGTCGGATCGCGACGCTTGTCGTCGTTGTTGCTGGATTGGCTTGGATCCCCGTGATGGCCCGCATTTCCGGGGGCGGTTTGTACGAGTACCTGCAATCGGTACAGGGCTATCTGGCACCACCAATCACGGCGGTTTTTGTGCTGGGCCTGTTATGGCCGCGGATGAATTCACCCGCTGCGGTAGTGGGGCTGACGTTCGGATTTGCGCTCGGGTTAGGCAAAACGATCGTCCAAGCAGTCTACGGCAGTGGGGCTGGAAAGATCTCATCGCCCGCCTTGTTGGCGTGGATCGGAGATGCGAATTTCCTCTATTTCTCGTCGGCGCTGTTTGCGATTTGTTTGCTCGTCATCGTAGTCACCACGCTCTGCACGCGAGCACCCGATCCCGAACGGGTGCGAGGCTTGACGTGGGGGGCCCGAAGCGAAGCGGATGTTCGCGAGATCCGTGAAAGCTGGACCCCAGTCGACGTGGTGATGACCGTTGCGATCTTGGGGCTGGTACTCGGAATCTATCTTTATTTCACGTTCTGGCTGTCGTACTGAGTCCCGATGCTGGCTTCGACGGCAGCTCTTTGAGAGTGGACTCCACCCGCTGCTGAGGTGGGACGACGACACCACAGCTGACCACGAATTGGATGGCTTCATCGATCGTCAGCTCCAAATCGATTGCTTCGCTGCGGCGGACTGTCACGGTGAACCCCGTCATCGGCATCGGACTGGTCGGCATCAGCACGCTCAGCATTGGTTCACCGGCGG
This genomic window from Allorhodopirellula heiligendammensis contains:
- a CDS encoding sodium:solute symporter — encoded protein: MSDNFALIELPVVLSAASNLTLIDWGVIAGYFLIMAGVVAWSSRRQNSTADYFLAGRNVGWFVIGTSLFASNIGSEHIVGLAGQGAVSGLAMAHYELHAWIMIMLAWFFVPFYYRTGVYTVPEFLELRFGPTSRWILSVVSLVAYVFTKVSVTVYAGAVVFSALLPDTFGSPAAAFWIGAIATVLLTGLYTVFGGLRAVLFTDAAQALILLIGSICITFIGLKQLGGWEELRVMAKANADAFALWRPIDDPDFPWLGILIGSPIVGIWYWCTDQYIVQRTLSAKNLRNARRGALWGGVLKVWPVFIFLIPGLIGWALHSKGLIAIPTKTLIDGGTGLDGDKVFPTLVTTLLPVGLRGLVVAGLLAALMSSLSSLFNSAASLFTIDIYQKLRPGRSEQHLVRVGRIATLVVVVAGLAWIPVMARISGGGLYEYLQSVQGYLAPPITAVFVLGLLWPRMNSPAAVVGLTFGFALGLGKTIVQAVYGSGAGKISSPALLAWIGDANFLYFSSALFAICLLVIVVTTLCTRAPDPERVRGLTWGARSEADVREIRESWTPVDVVMTVAILGLVLGIYLYFTFWLSY